A window of Panicum virgatum strain AP13 chromosome 8K, P.virgatum_v5, whole genome shotgun sequence contains these coding sequences:
- the LOC120644605 gene encoding uncharacterized protein LOC120644605, with the protein MSGRHQPQPLGPFNPPGRVLFRLSFNVDNATEDDFDRFIQQVEQEILNHMRNPRYCGTAGAAVLPYCRPVEQPTGRRAPVQPVPRAQRRRVAPVLPVPRSQRTWFVIVLETRDRGTTYRVPFFIEAETVYLRGYQNQAGNLFEFAPDISRDHNLPARSYLGNAATALSFNCNYGDIVRSTAERTSSREDRRRAGDPGLILQPLPAGPPAPWERQRQQQQQGERPRRSPNFGQERLRVAVRELAQANNDSSQHRTAQNLLLVIVRFCESIRLRNVRREMVELWTVEPNSRDQQPSRGLSGAAILVINNWSTLSQNLLRHERNLGPWPTNGVAGIGTADEAQGIVVLVQFSGDPNEAGNRTPEWVNDDNADGRQGGPGAGRPGPSWGADAAAVTPPPVILDWYLVPEEPATEILGVLVPHQQSGVYGNITVTDCFGAQSAYSRDRAGYQRSSSGDSAELRLELNALNRAISAYGCFYIDVDLWSASTGQMLSKGRISWSRYNFWTNLCGYVLYKTIGQARLVYIVYRKAVQVAVTVTVDNGGDDDFAGAGGSFTATNTRLTKVLYNEPFLPPPARRPMVRAVRSDRGPHVVLYGEDVVAAPLEELLSVTVSLLPRGARRRVAATFELEPTEASGSTTKTSTLQQGGTVTVSFAWSLLPMGLSNYSAASDGQCLA; encoded by the exons ATGTCGGGCCGCCATCAACCGCAGCCGCTGGGGCCGTTCAACCCTCCGGGACGCGTGCTGTTCCGTCTCTCGTTCAACGTCGACAACGCGACTGAGGATGATTTCGATCGGTTCATCCAGCAAGTGGAACAGGAGATACTCAACCACATGCGGAACCCGCGGTATTGTGGGACGGCCGGCGCGGCAGTGCTGCCCTACTGTCGGCCAGTAGAGCAGCCGACGGGGAGGCGCGCGCCGGTGCAGCCTGTCCCGCGAGCCCAGCGGAGGCGCGTGGCGCCGGTGCTGCCCGTCCCGCGATCCCAGCGGACGTGGTTCGTCATCGTCCTCGAGACCCGGGACCGGGGGACGACGTACCGCGTGCCATTCTTCATCGAAGCCGAGACGGTGTACCTGCGCGGCTACCAGAACCAAGCGGGCAACCTGTTCGAGTTCGCCCCGGACATCTCGCGCGACCACAACCTGCCGGCGAGAAGCTATCTGGGCAACGCGGCCACCGCACTCTCTTTCAATTGTAACTACGGCGATATAGTTCGTTCCACGGCCGAGAGAACTAGTTCCAgggaggacaggaggagggcCGGGGATCCCGGCCTGATTCTACAACCACTGCCagcagggccgccggcgccatgggagaggcagcggcagcagcagcagcagggggaGCGGCCGAGACGCAGCCCAAATTTTGGGCAGGAACGGCTCAGGGTCGCCGTCAGGGAGCTGGCTCAGGCCAACAACGACAGCAGCCAGCACAGGACGGCGCAGAACTTGCTGCTCGTGATCGTGCGGTTCTGCGAGTCTATCCGGTTGCGGAACGTCAGGAGAGAGATGGTGGAGCTCTGGACGGTGGAACCCAACAGCCGCGACCAGCAGCCGAGCCGTGGCCTCAGCGGCGCAGCTATTCTTGTGATAAACAACTGGAGCACACTGTCGCAGAACCTCTTGCGCCACGAGCGAAACCTGGGGCCCTGGCCGACGAACGGTGTTGCTGGAATCGGCACTGCAGACGAGGCGCAGGGGATAGTCGTCCTGGTACAGTTTAGCGGCGATCCCAACGAGGCAGGCAACCGGACCCCGGAGTGGGTAAACGACGACAACGCCGACGGGCGGCAGGGCGGCCCTGGCGCCGGCAGGCCGGGGCCATCGTGGGGCGCCGACGCTGCGGCGGTCACCCCGCCGCCCGTCATCCTCGACTGGTACCTGGTGCCGGAGGAGCCTGCCACCGAGATCTTGGGCGTGCTCGTCCCACATCAGCAGAGCGGCGTCTACGGAAACATCACCGTCACCGACTGCTTTGGTGCTCAGAGCGCGTACAGCCGCGACAGGGCCGGTTACCAACGCAGCTCCTCCGGCGATTCCGCT GAGCTGAGACTGGAGCTCAATGCTCTGAACCGCGCCATCTCCGCGTACGGCTGCTTCTACATCGACGTCGACCTCTGGAGCGCCTCCACGGGCCAGATGCTGAGCAAGGGGCGCATCTCATGGAGCAGGTACAACTTCTGGACCAACCTGTGCGGCTACGTCCTGTACAAGACCATCGGCCAGGCGCGCCTGGTCTACATCGTCTACCGCAAGGCCGTGCAGGTCGCCGTGACCGTCACCGTCGAcaacggcggcgacgacgacttcgCCGGGGCCGGGGGGTCCTTCACCGCCACCAACACCCGGctcaccaaggtcctctacaaCGAGCCCTTcctcccgccgcccgcgcggcgcCCCATGGTCCGCGCCGTCCGCTCTGACCGCGGCCCCCACGTCGTGCTCTACGGCGAGGACGTCGTCGCGGCGCCGCTGGAGGAGCTGCTCTCGGTCACGGTGTCCCTGCTCCCtcgcggcgcccggcggcgggtggcggccaCCTTCGAGCTGGAGCCTACGGAGGCAAGCGGCAGCACCACCAAGACCAGCACCCTGCAGCAGGGCGGCACCGTGACGGTGAGCTTCGCCTGGAGCCTCCTTCCGATGGGATTGTCCAACTACTCCGCAGCTTCAGATGGCCAGTGCCTTGCCTAA